The following coding sequences lie in one Arachis ipaensis cultivar K30076 chromosome B05, Araip1.1, whole genome shotgun sequence genomic window:
- the LOC107643168 gene encoding uncharacterized protein LOC107643168 isoform X2 encodes MAPKMHWGLESSPRYFPWNNCFHHHHSKGKSPPSLQYGTKGGLHNGSSTDDQEGLSLKHIVFGIAGSSQLWTRRKEYVRLWWRPNDMRGHVWLDEQVLQQHGDDLLPPTMISEDISHFRYTNPTGHPSGLRISRIVKESFDLGLSNVRWFVLCDDDTIFNVDNLVDVLSKYDSSEMIYIGSPSESHSANSYFSHSMAFGGGGIAVSYPLAKALSEILDECIERYPKLYGSDDRLHACITELGIPLTWEHGFHQWDIRGDARGLLSSHPIAPFVSIHHVEAVNPFYPGLSSLDSLKLFTKAMRADPRSFLQRSICYDNSQHLTFSVSLGYGVQVLPNIVSPRELERSERTYSAWNGISQRNEFDFDARDPSRSICRKPVLFFLKDARKEGNATLGSYVRSGDKDDFKRRILCFPHIPPLRNVQEIQVVAHPLSKNWHLVPRRLCCRQTKSSKELLQISVGQCGKGA; translated from the exons ATGGCGCCAAAGATGCACTG GGGATTGGAAAGTAGCCCCCGCTATTTCCCTTGGAATAACTGCTTTCATCATCACCATTCAAAAGGAAAATCTCCACCTTCTCTACAATATGGAACCAAGGGAGGTCTTCACAATGGTAGCAGTACTGATGACCAGGAAGGCTTGTCACTTAAACATATTGTGTTTGGCATAGCAGGATCTTCTCAACTTTGGACACGACGAAAAGAATATGTCAGACTATGGTGGCGTCCCAATGACATGCGTGGGCATGTTTGGCTAGATGAACAAGTACTTCAACAACATGGAGATGATTTATTGCCCCCAACCATGATTTCTGAAGACATCTCACACTTTCGCTACACTAATCCCACTGGTCATCCTTCTGGTCTTCGGATTTCTCGCATTGTCAAAGAGAGCTTTGACCTTGGCCTCTCAAATGTGCGCTGGTTTGTCCTCTGTGATGACGATACCATCTTCAATGTGGATAACCTTGTGGATGTTCTCAGCAAGTATGATTCCTCTGAAATGATCTATATAGGAAGCCCCTCGGAGAGCCATTCAGCAAATTCATATTTTAGTCACTCAATGGCCTTTGGTGGTGGCGGAATTGCAGTAAGTTATCCTCTTGCAAAGGCACTTTCTGAGATTCTTGATGAATGCATAGAGAGGTATCCCAAACTCTATGGTAGTGATGACCGCTTACATGCCTGCATTACTGAGCTTGGAATTCCGTTGACATGGGAGCATGGTTTTCACCAG TGGGACATAAGAGGTGATGCCCGTGGTCTGCTCTCCTCTCACCCGATAGCACCATTTGTGtctattcatcatgttgaagctGTTAATCCCTTTTACCCTGGCTTGAGCTCTTTGGATAGCCTGAAACTTTTTACAAAGGCCATGAGAGCAGATCCCAGAAGCTTCTTGCAGCGTTCAATATGTTACGACAATTCTCAGCATCTAACGTTCTCAGTTTCACTCGGTTATGGGGTTCAAGTCCTTCCTAACATTGTATCTCCCCGTGAGCTGGAGCGCTCGGAACGAACTTACTCTGCTTGGAATGGCATTAGTCAAAGGAATGAATTCGACTTTGATGCTAGGGACCCATCCAGATCCATTTGTAGAAAACCAGTTCTCTTCTTTCTCAAAGATGCTAGAAAAGAAGGTAATGCTACTTTGGGCTCATATGTTCGGAGTGGAGATAAAGACGATTTCAAAAGGAGAATTTTGTGCTTTCCTCACATCCCACCTTTGCGCAATGTGCAAGAGATCCAGGTAGTGGCGCATCCTTTGAGCAAGAATTGGCATCTG GTTCCACGTCGACTCTGTTGCAGGCAAACCAAATCAAGCAAAGAACTTCTCCAAATCTCAGTT
- the LOC107643168 gene encoding uncharacterized protein LOC107643168 isoform X1: protein MRIGVMVMMTQTLKTKMSSYDDHDKNLHLSTLPTVRPGSCQWRQRCTGTLVIAIAALLMSTTAWLSLVFSDATTCCFDRLRGLESSPRYFPWNNCFHHHHSKGKSPPSLQYGTKGGLHNGSSTDDQEGLSLKHIVFGIAGSSQLWTRRKEYVRLWWRPNDMRGHVWLDEQVLQQHGDDLLPPTMISEDISHFRYTNPTGHPSGLRISRIVKESFDLGLSNVRWFVLCDDDTIFNVDNLVDVLSKYDSSEMIYIGSPSESHSANSYFSHSMAFGGGGIAVSYPLAKALSEILDECIERYPKLYGSDDRLHACITELGIPLTWEHGFHQWDIRGDARGLLSSHPIAPFVSIHHVEAVNPFYPGLSSLDSLKLFTKAMRADPRSFLQRSICYDNSQHLTFSVSLGYGVQVLPNIVSPRELERSERTYSAWNGISQRNEFDFDARDPSRSICRKPVLFFLKDARKEGNATLGSYVRSGDKDDFKRRILCFPHIPPLRNVQEIQVVAHPLSKNWHLVPRRLCCRQTKSSKELLQISVGQCGKGA from the exons ATGCGCATAGGAGTGATGGTGATGATGACTCAAACTTTGAAAACAAAAATGTCATCCTATGATGACCATGACAAGAATTTGCACCTCTCTACCTTGCCCACTGTTAGACCTGGAAGCTGTCAATGGCGCCAAAGATGCACTGGTACTTTGGTTATTGCAATTGCAGCACTTCTCATGTCTACCACTGCTTGGCTTTCCCTTGTCTTCTCTGATGCAACTACTTGTTGTTTTGATCGGTTAAGGGGATTGGAAAGTAGCCCCCGCTATTTCCCTTGGAATAACTGCTTTCATCATCACCATTCAAAAGGAAAATCTCCACCTTCTCTACAATATGGAACCAAGGGAGGTCTTCACAATGGTAGCAGTACTGATGACCAGGAAGGCTTGTCACTTAAACATATTGTGTTTGGCATAGCAGGATCTTCTCAACTTTGGACACGACGAAAAGAATATGTCAGACTATGGTGGCGTCCCAATGACATGCGTGGGCATGTTTGGCTAGATGAACAAGTACTTCAACAACATGGAGATGATTTATTGCCCCCAACCATGATTTCTGAAGACATCTCACACTTTCGCTACACTAATCCCACTGGTCATCCTTCTGGTCTTCGGATTTCTCGCATTGTCAAAGAGAGCTTTGACCTTGGCCTCTCAAATGTGCGCTGGTTTGTCCTCTGTGATGACGATACCATCTTCAATGTGGATAACCTTGTGGATGTTCTCAGCAAGTATGATTCCTCTGAAATGATCTATATAGGAAGCCCCTCGGAGAGCCATTCAGCAAATTCATATTTTAGTCACTCAATGGCCTTTGGTGGTGGCGGAATTGCAGTAAGTTATCCTCTTGCAAAGGCACTTTCTGAGATTCTTGATGAATGCATAGAGAGGTATCCCAAACTCTATGGTAGTGATGACCGCTTACATGCCTGCATTACTGAGCTTGGAATTCCGTTGACATGGGAGCATGGTTTTCACCAG TGGGACATAAGAGGTGATGCCCGTGGTCTGCTCTCCTCTCACCCGATAGCACCATTTGTGtctattcatcatgttgaagctGTTAATCCCTTTTACCCTGGCTTGAGCTCTTTGGATAGCCTGAAACTTTTTACAAAGGCCATGAGAGCAGATCCCAGAAGCTTCTTGCAGCGTTCAATATGTTACGACAATTCTCAGCATCTAACGTTCTCAGTTTCACTCGGTTATGGGGTTCAAGTCCTTCCTAACATTGTATCTCCCCGTGAGCTGGAGCGCTCGGAACGAACTTACTCTGCTTGGAATGGCATTAGTCAAAGGAATGAATTCGACTTTGATGCTAGGGACCCATCCAGATCCATTTGTAGAAAACCAGTTCTCTTCTTTCTCAAAGATGCTAGAAAAGAAGGTAATGCTACTTTGGGCTCATATGTTCGGAGTGGAGATAAAGACGATTTCAAAAGGAGAATTTTGTGCTTTCCTCACATCCCACCTTTGCGCAATGTGCAAGAGATCCAGGTAGTGGCGCATCCTTTGAGCAAGAATTGGCATCTG GTTCCACGTCGACTCTGTTGCAGGCAAACCAAATCAAGCAAAGAACTTCTCCAAATCTCAGTT